The Sorghum bicolor cultivar BTx623 chromosome 6, Sorghum_bicolor_NCBIv3, whole genome shotgun sequence genome contains the following window.
ttaATTAATACTAGGCTACAGTAGCAACatatatttttgttatttaataAATTCtgaaaaaattacagtagctcaTACATTGCTAACATAGCCTATCAGAAAAATTTCACTGTATTTGGATGCAGAACATGACCTACACAAAAATGACAAGGACACTAAGCATAAATCATGAAAAATACCCTATACATGAAAAAGTGTCAAAAAaatagatttcatatttttcctaAACACTTTCTAGAATAAGAATCACCTATAAAAATTCACAAGTCATTCCCATGCAtagtttatttattaaaaatctcaTACTATGACCATTTAAGCATTTAATTCACCACTAATTATTTTTGTACAGTATATACcatgttttatatttttcacAGATACTATACAACAATACAAAGCTAACAAAATAAGAAGTatatttttctgagctatattttatttactatataTTTCCTAAGGAATCAACATTTTCATGATTTAAATAAACATATACAGAAAAATATTACAAAAATAATATGCAAGCATACCAAACTGTATCTCTACAAACAGAGAATACACCAAAATctgtttcaccatttttggagcccTATAAATCAAGTTATACATTTTTCATCATTTAAATACATTTCTGAAAATGATTTTCTTAAATCCTTTTAAATCTCCGGTGCCTTAAACGCTAGATCCACCCCGCAGATGCACACCCATATACACACAGAGACATAGAGGTGGGTCCCTGACCCCACCCGTTAGTGGCTCAGCGCAGGGGGAGGAGTTCCGGCGACGGATCTTGCCATCGGCGAAGTCCCCGGCCACTGGGCGCATCATCGTGCTCCCCATGGGGAGGTGCACCGATTGGTGCCCTTGGGGTGGCCGGGAGGAGCACAGGAGCGAGCTCCTCGCTGGGAATGGTAGCACAATAGCGTGGGTCTCCGTCGTCCGGCCATCTCTGGCCAAGGCAGCGTGCGCGGAGGAGCAGGAGATGTTCGCGGTGATGAGGCGAAGCTGACGCGCGCAAATGCAGAAAAGGAGAGGGGGAGAGGaaagctggccacgagagccgAAGACTCCGGCGAGGTAACTTCGGCCTCAGCTGTGCTCACCTCGAGGTGGCTTCGGCGTTGCAAGAGAGCGAGAGGGGGAGGCGGCGGTGAGCGGTGGAGCTCACGGTGGCGGGAAAGGCATAGCTGCGGCCGCTGCTGCGCTGCTGCtgtgcgagagagagagagagagagagtgagtGAGAGTGGACGCAGGCGAATGTAGAGAgagaggcgaggcgaggcgagtgCGTGCGCTATCCAGGTCACTGGTCGGCCGGTGCCGACGCGTGGTGCTCGTCGGTACGCATGGCGGACACACGGCGGGTGCGGTCTGCCGGTGCCAGCCACCGCTGGCGTGCGTGTGCGGGGGTGACACGGGTGCCGGGCTGGGGCGAGCTTACGAGGTTTGGCCGAGAAGTGGAGCACTCGGCCACTTCTGCACAACGTCCtttctttttttgaaattcttttaaAAACTGATTTCAAATGCAAATTTGAGCAACTTGGAGGCATTTTCAAAAGGTGACCTAAAAATAAAAGTCATTCAAAATAAAATCCTCTACAATTTTGCTTTAAGGTGCAACTCAAAACTCTAATTGGATTTTGAATTACAACTTTAAACTCAGTTTTTGGTTTTGAATAAAACcttttataaaatttgaatttgaattccTTTTTCAAAATCAATTGCTCCAAAAATATATTTGAagtttctaaatttatttaaaacattAAACAACCATAATCAAGCATTAGAACTATTTTGGGCATAGTATAATTATTTAACAATTTAAACATTTAATTTAGCacacatgaaataaatgcccaaaatcaacaaATGCTTATGACATGATGGTGCTCAATGCTTATGCACAAATGCTTATGTCAAGTTAATGAGGCTCTAATGCATGtttaacactagggtgttacattaTGTGTAAGACCTCGAATAATGGAAGGCTCATATGACACAGTGTATAGATCAAATGGTTATGAATGAGGAAGAGTAAGATCTCTGACGACGGAAAGCTCATATAAAACGATGTCAAGATCAAACGGTTATGAAAAAAGAAATAGCTCTTCTATAAATTATTTGCTCTTTTATAGtgtgatgatgatagtgatatgCTGGATCTGATTAGGTTGGCTTAGACCATCCGTGTTGAATGACTATGATCATTATTATTACTATACGATATGATCAGTCGATCACCACGGGGCTGCCCTCACGGTGTCTTGGGCCATAGTCTATACAAACAAGAAGACTAGTGAACCAATCTTATTTGAAGCTATTCTGTGATGACAATTTAATTATTAGCAAATTTGTTAATTATGTGGCATGAATGAGAGAGGAAAAATGTACTTTCACAAAAGTTAAGAGAGGTAATgtgaattttttttcttatatttAACTTTTTTTAGGAACTTTTTCTTATATTTAAATGCCCAGCCTTGATCCAGCCCAGGCCGGTTCGGCCCTTCCCTTCTTCTCTGCTAAATAATCCGTAGCCCAAACGGAGCAGCCCAAAAGTTGGTCCGGCCCCTTCCTCTCGGCCCATCTCTCTCCCTTCACCCGCGAAACCAAACAGGTCAGCCCTAATCCAGCAGTATTCGGCTACCCTCAtccccacgccgccgccgcccccgccgccCCTGCTCCTGCCCGCTGCCGCGCGACTCGGACGCAAATCCTCCGCCCTGTTTTACGTTTTCTCTGACACACGTCGCCACCTCTCCTGCCCCAATGGCCTGCATCTCCTGCCCCACGCGGCCTCTCTTCTCTTTCATGGCCTCTGCAACGCCTCGCTGGTGGACATCAGCGCTTGCGCGACGAGTTCCCTCATTCATGCTACCTTTCTGTCGTTTTTCCCGGTGTGTTTTCTTGTCCTGATGCTAAAGTTTGTTCCTTTACTTAGCTGCATGTAATTCTGGATGTGCAAACTTAGCTGCTGCAATTCGAGAAATTTGTGATTACAGGACTTCAATCATGTGGGTTTCTCTATAATAGGACTCTAAATATTTACTTCGCTAAAACGACTCTCAAATCGTTAACGCTTTGCTATTATAACATTTGGGACTTAAATTGGACTTTTTGTATTCAAATCTCTTCCAAACTTGAAATATTTTCAATTAATAGCCATATTGCCCCTAAGGGCTAATAAACAGCCAGCTGCTGGCCGGCTGCTGCTAGCGATGGTCGATCGGCTGTGGCGCCACAACCAGGCGATTCTGGTGAAGGCGGACCAGGCTGCGCGAGAAGGCGGCGGAAGCGGAGCGCGAGGCGCGAAGCTGCGCCGAGCTGGAGGAGCGGCTCTCGCGCCTCCACGGCGAGGCGACAGCGTGGTAGGCCAAGGCGCTGTCAGAGCAGGCCGCCGCGGTCACCCTGCACGCGCAGCTCAAGCATGCTGCGGCCGCGGCGCGGGCGTCGGTCGAGGAGCTCGCCACCGCTGGCGACGCCGCCCCGGCGGAGTCCTCATCGTCAGCGTACGTGGACCCTTGCTGCCGCACCACGGGTCCAAGGACGTCGTCGGACTGCGCGTGCCTCGGCTACCGCCACAGGCCGGCCTCCGTCGTGCTCCTCCCTCTGCGACGAGTGCTTCGCCGCGGGCGACGCGGACACCGCCGCCATGGCGTGCCCGTGTGCCTGTGCGTGCGGACGGGCAGCGTCGAGGCCATCCTTTGCTGAGCGGAGCTTTCCCTGCCTCATCATCCGGGTCCGGTCGTCCGCCCTCGTGAGCCAGTGAGTGCGTGCATGATGTGCAGGAATCCATCCATCAATGCCTTCCCAGAAAATGAGAATGGAAGAAAAAAAGAACCCGTAGGAAAGCTAGAACTTTCTTCTGATGGCAGATTGGCAGGCGAGCGGTGCCAGGATTAACAAGCGATCGCAACTGTCGTGCCACTCGTGATGTCGTCCGTTTGGTGCGACGCGAGGCCTGCACCTGCAGGAGGCTGTTTATTAGCCCCTAGGGGCAATATGGCCATTAATTGAAAATATTTCAAGTTTGGAAGAGATTTGAGTACAAAACGTCCAATTTAAGTCCCAAATGTTATAATAGCAAAGCGTTAACGATTCAAGAGTCGTTTTAACGAAGCAAATGTTTAGAGTCCTATTATAGCGAAACCCACACGATTGGAGTCCTATAATCACAAATTTCTCATGATTGGttttttcaaagcatatggggTTTTAGCTATCCATATGACTCATAAGACATATAAAAATGAGACTGGAAAAAACAGAAATCAATTTCAGACTTGGATAATGTCACATCAAGATTCCAGTCCTCACTGTATGTCAAATGATgctattaattttttttaatgttcTTCAATGATAGATTTTCTCATGAACCTCGGAACATAGCCATAACCAATCGAGTAAAAGACGATGGGTCTGGTAAACCAGACAGGCAGCTACCCATCTCTTCTGCCAACGTTATTACTAGATCCCAGAACAAGCATTCTGCTGTCACCCAAGGCATGAAAAACATCACCAGTGGCAGAATCTTGGAGGTTATAGCTGGAGATGAGAAAAGTGATAAAGATGATTGTAGGGTCACCTCAGAGTTTATATATGATAAATGTGACATATCGGGGCACATTGTGAAGCTCACTGGTTATGGTGAGGAAGACCCAAGGAATGCAACGGATAATCAAAGGGGTGAAACCGTTGCCAGCAACGACAAAGAAGTCAGTGACGATGAAGAATATACTATGGATATTATACTTCCAAAAAGTAGACACCGTGATGGTTCCATATACAGGGACATGGATAGATGGTGGAAAAGTCTTTTTCATATTGCTGACCGTAATGAAAGTAAGTTTTCAATATCTCTTTTCCTGTTTTTAATTTGTCATTAATATTATAATATGGTTTGTTTCCTTAAACATGGCGTAACTCTGTACATATCCTACACCTATACATATGTAATTGTGATCATAGAGCATTGTATATGAGAAGTTCTGCAGCAGTGCCAGCTGTTTACGTCATTCCCCAAAACCTTTCATGCGTTGATTttagatgttttttttttgtaccAATGATGGTCCATACCATATTAGTTGTACCAATGCATGTTTACTAAATGTCTGCATAGCATTCTACAATGACATTTAGTAATGCAAATTAAAAAACCATTCCTATGTCAAATTGATCATGCTTTGATGATTGCACTGATGCAGGGCATCAGTTCTTCTGGTTTAGCTATAGGCTTGTAGCAGCTCAAAACAAATACCCACCTCCAGAGCCCAATACAACATCGGCGTTGCATACCAAATTGGGAACTAACAAGCAGCAAAACTGCAAAATACAAATCAATCCTCAATTGATCAACCAGGAGTTCACTAGTTCTGAACTAAATAACTCCAAATGATAGCTGAATGTTGGTTCAGAGCAGTGCATAGCAAAAGGCAAAGTAGTGTTCAAtggtaaaagaaaaaaatgtagTGGGTCACCTCTTCAACTTAGTTTTTGTGATCTCCTGCTCTCCTTTTTCCTTGTTTCTCCTGTCCTTTCAAAAACTTCGCACAATATGGAGCAAGTTAAATTCAGTGGCCAATTTGTTACTTCATCTAAGAGTATATTCCCATTTTGTTATTTCCAGAACAACTGTGCTGTTAAATGAGGTATGGTAATTACAAAAAATTCTCTTTAAGATCACATGCCAATCAGTGTACCTTTAGCTACATGGAAGTAGTGATTAATCAGTGAGAAAGACATACACCATACCTATTTTGTTTCGCATGGGTAGTTGGTAGGGTTGCAGATGGTACAGACATGACCAATTGACCAAAGGGCTACCGATGCTAATTTGATATGTTTTGAATATCTAAAtgattttgtattttttattatcTGAATATTTTATGGGACATGGATACATTGATCAGATATTGGATACCGATATATAATATCTTCAATATCCAGCAGATACCAAATATCTGCCATTTAAACGAGATATATCCAAACATCCACTAACCGGATATCTGAATGACATTATTATCCTAGTGTTAATATTTATATTTGTATCATTTAGATTGCAGTTCATTAATTCATTTGGATCTAAAATTTCCAAATATTATTTTTATTGCTACAACACAGGTGTAGTAGCACACTGTGGCCTCTGTACCTGTTCAGTCCCCTTTATAACCAAACTCCACATAAATTCTGCTTGCGTAGACAATGTGGGATTAAATGTCCTGCTTGCTGAGCATTTGGCTGCTTGGTGCTGCAGCGCTGGTCCTCACGTTGTGGGCTGTATGCTCCTTCCTACGCCTCTGCAGCCCAACAAGCTTTGCCTGCCAAACCCCTGACGTGTGGACTGCATGTCCAGCTACCCAAAAGAACCATGTATTTAGTCCaattttcttttccctttttgcTTTCTACTAGGATCatacccgtgcgttgcaacggaaaAAAATTAGACCATAATAATTTAAGTTTGCATCATTACATGTGTCATAATTACCTAAAATTGATGTGCTTGAGTTTGCATCCAAAAGAACCATGTATTTAAGTTTGCATCCATGTCCTACAATCCTCTCATTTTGCATACATAATATATAAAAAGGTTCACACACCGAAGGTAAGACCAATAATATACATATTCATGGACTACAATCCTAATTCCTAAGCGCCAAAAGAGTGGCTCCACCATCATACATGGAAACAGCTCCGGTTTCTCATCCATTATCACCAGATGTGCTTCCTCTTAGTGGTTTGGTGCGGCTCCGGCTCCTTGCAAGTG
Protein-coding sequences here:
- the LOC8075867 gene encoding uncharacterized protein LOC8075867 isoform X2 — translated: MACISCPTRPLFSFMASATPRWWTSALARRVPSFMLPFCRFSRFSHEPRNIAITNRVKDDGSGKPDRQLPISSANVITRSQNKHSAVTQGMKNITSGRILEVIAGDEKSDKDDCRVTSEFIYDKCDISGHIVKLTGYGEEDPRNATDNQRGETVASNDKEVSDDEEYTMDIILPKSRHRDGSIYRDMDRWWKSLFHIADRNETWLEAMALSNPPNCIIRNGSCVKHYPRRMLQILSLELDEFLVDGGLVELYGYIAVRDQLDSLLNYVVNVSRDDPIVVEQGDSRMGWTKPSF